A window of the Myxococcus virescens genome harbors these coding sequences:
- a CDS encoding putative metal-binding motif-containing protein, which produces MRQSAILLLPLLLLACKKDSKEPDTKQAAVHVKIGHHPQFSKGCITVEAHGGTGETERAEFKESQFDSNDPVLNVAVFRKADWSRDVEITVKVFEKGCAEAQLVDERKRTFSFASAGRQEWLLEDLHTADEDGDGFVPPGGPMNRGTDCDDSRETAYLGAAELCNGLDDNCDGQMETGVVNKTWYLDNDRDSFGRNGPGTDACDPPSELHVEVTGDCDDERADVHPTAEEKCNSVDDNCDSRVDELFTEGPGALGTACTEACNGMYACNDTQTGTVCVGTPSTPLYADADSDGEGEKDSAPVGELCPGAPVPPMMADNTRDCDDADPDTNTQATEVCDGLDNDCDGQVDEEMSCGVLKKVEDPVLAGGNWRTVAVHPDGYPVWVAGLDGRLAVKMDATSAFVSHSGDTTTRCGPAGNTLDWHAAWLNPNNSYLVVVGEDGWIGEHNGGSCSPIQSNLQGNSDYFSSVVGVGNPAQVFMVSTLGHLYEWTGAAQRHDSSGRYWGLHALGNDALYAVGSTGESSPLTPVVNLYIRNTTWGTPAAHNLQGTTGYNGGLRAVWAADSTLIYAVGDGGLVVKGGGQSRDWERVLSPSGAAINYVSVAAPPGTKNAYIIGNEDSVGRLQRLTPYGWAKAPSFATGEPSVQLRDIAMTSSSNFWIVGDDGNVYHFPEPAPSAQP; this is translated from the coding sequence ATGCGTCAATCCGCCATCCTCCTCCTGCCTCTGTTGTTGCTGGCCTGCAAGAAGGACTCGAAAGAGCCGGACACGAAGCAGGCCGCGGTTCACGTCAAGATTGGCCACCACCCGCAATTCAGTAAGGGTTGCATCACGGTGGAGGCCCATGGTGGCACCGGTGAGACGGAGCGCGCGGAGTTCAAGGAGTCCCAGTTCGACTCCAACGACCCGGTGTTGAACGTCGCCGTCTTCCGGAAGGCGGACTGGTCGCGGGACGTCGAAATCACCGTCAAGGTTTTCGAGAAGGGGTGCGCGGAGGCGCAGTTGGTGGATGAGCGGAAGCGGACCTTCAGCTTCGCCTCCGCGGGCCGGCAGGAGTGGTTGCTCGAGGACTTGCACACCGCTGACGAGGACGGTGACGGCTTCGTCCCACCGGGTGGTCCGATGAACCGGGGGACGGACTGCGATGACTCGCGGGAGACGGCTTACCTTGGCGCGGCGGAGCTCTGTAACGGCCTGGATGACAACTGCGACGGCCAGATGGAAACGGGTGTCGTTAACAAGACCTGGTACCTGGACAACGACCGCGACAGCTTCGGACGCAATGGACCCGGGACGGATGCCTGTGACCCGCCGAGTGAACTTCATGTCGAGGTGACGGGGGATTGTGACGACGAGCGGGCCGACGTTCATCCGACCGCCGAGGAAAAGTGCAACAGCGTGGACGACAACTGCGACAGTCGAGTCGACGAGTTGTTCACGGAGGGGCCTGGTGCACTGGGGACGGCTTGCACGGAAGCCTGCAACGGGATGTATGCATGCAACGACACGCAGACGGGGACGGTCTGCGTCGGCACGCCTTCGACTCCGCTCTACGCGGACGCGGACAGCGACGGAGAGGGCGAGAAGGATAGCGCGCCGGTGGGAGAGCTGTGCCCTGGCGCGCCTGTGCCTCCGATGATGGCGGACAACACGCGGGACTGTGACGACGCTGACCCCGACACGAACACCCAGGCGACGGAGGTCTGCGACGGGCTGGACAACGACTGCGACGGGCAGGTGGATGAGGAGATGTCCTGCGGCGTGCTGAAGAAGGTGGAAGACCCCGTGCTGGCAGGGGGCAATTGGAGGACGGTGGCCGTGCACCCGGATGGTTACCCGGTGTGGGTGGCGGGATTGGATGGCAGGCTTGCGGTGAAGATGGACGCGACTTCAGCGTTCGTGAGTCACAGCGGGGATACGACGACTCGGTGCGGGCCGGCCGGAAACACGCTGGATTGGCACGCGGCGTGGCTCAATCCCAATAACAGTTATCTTGTCGTGGTCGGTGAAGACGGTTGGATTGGCGAGCACAACGGCGGTTCCTGTTCCCCAATCCAGAGCAACCTTCAAGGCAACAGCGATTACTTCTCCAGTGTCGTTGGAGTAGGAAATCCAGCTCAAGTATTCATGGTCTCCACCTTGGGCCACTTGTATGAGTGGACAGGCGCTGCCCAGCGCCACGACTCATCCGGCCGGTACTGGGGGCTCCATGCACTCGGCAATGATGCGCTGTATGCGGTGGGCTCGACAGGAGAGTCGTCACCGCTGACGCCGGTGGTGAATCTCTATATCCGCAACACTACCTGGGGCACTCCGGCTGCGCACAACCTCCAGGGGACCACAGGCTACAACGGCGGCTTGCGAGCGGTATGGGCTGCGGACTCGACGCTCATCTATGCGGTGGGTGACGGAGGCCTGGTGGTGAAAGGCGGCGGCCAGTCGAGGGACTGGGAGCGGGTACTCTCTCCTTCAGGGGCTGCGATCAACTACGTCAGTGTGGCTGCTCCGCCCGGGACAAAGAATGCCTACATCATTGGAAACGAAGATAGCGTAGGAAGGTTGCAGCGGTTGACCCCTTACGGTTGGGCCAAGGCTCCATCCTTCGCTACGGGCGAGCCAAGCGTGCAGCTCCGCGACATCGCGATGACCTCCTCAAGCAACTTCTGGATCGTCGGCGATGATGGAAACGTCTACCACTTCCCGGAGCCAGCTCCCTCCGCTCAGCCATAG
- a CDS encoding CapA family protein codes for MSASVLLLLPLLCASAPTRVELVFGGDVIPHGEVKEVARLHARTGAPPPEGGQAPSLNHEGWDHVFGPIADVLRTADVGVVNLETPVTDNKKAVARELLFNAPSAMVHALASAGVKVVSTANNHARDQHPAGMLETLRHLDAAGIRHTGTGATKDAAWEPAFVDVRGVKVGFLSFTRMLNGFSNPKDAQAPHVALVPYAGHEAHRGIQPEQVMEAVRAAAARCDALIVLAHWGTEYKGEPRPEDRELGRALLDAGARAVIGHHPHVLQPLESYQTVDGRKGLIAYSLGNLVANQDRFYRHEVGAKQSGGDRRDSMLLRLSLVRPMPGVSVALEEVAVLPVWIENNAVGRARNESRNIQPVLIDREVEEVTARLALLAARPAPLDKETRAQKALLERRLEGSKHRRERILRMLPEGFAVASPELRRRGTETVPPGRLASQP; via the coding sequence GTGTCCGCCTCCGTCCTGCTGCTGTTGCCCCTGCTTTGTGCCTCCGCCCCCACGCGCGTGGAGCTGGTGTTCGGTGGGGATGTGATTCCCCATGGCGAGGTGAAGGAGGTCGCGAGGCTGCACGCCCGCACCGGGGCGCCGCCGCCGGAAGGAGGCCAGGCGCCCTCGCTCAACCATGAGGGCTGGGACCACGTCTTCGGGCCCATCGCGGACGTGCTGCGCACGGCGGACGTGGGCGTCGTGAATCTGGAGACGCCCGTTACCGACAACAAGAAGGCGGTCGCGCGGGAGCTCTTGTTCAACGCGCCGTCGGCCATGGTGCATGCGCTGGCCTCGGCCGGGGTGAAGGTGGTCTCCACCGCGAACAACCACGCGAGGGACCAGCACCCCGCGGGCATGTTGGAGACGCTGCGGCACCTGGATGCGGCGGGCATCCGTCATACGGGCACGGGCGCGACGAAGGACGCCGCGTGGGAGCCAGCCTTCGTGGACGTGCGCGGCGTGAAGGTGGGGTTCCTGTCCTTCACGCGCATGCTGAATGGCTTCAGCAATCCGAAGGATGCGCAGGCGCCGCACGTCGCGCTGGTGCCCTATGCGGGGCACGAAGCGCACCGGGGGATTCAGCCCGAACAGGTCATGGAAGCCGTGCGCGCCGCGGCGGCGCGGTGTGACGCGCTCATCGTGCTGGCGCACTGGGGGACGGAGTACAAAGGAGAGCCACGGCCCGAGGACCGCGAGCTGGGCCGCGCGCTGCTGGACGCGGGGGCGAGGGCGGTCATCGGGCACCATCCGCATGTGCTCCAGCCGCTGGAGTCGTACCAGACGGTGGACGGGCGCAAGGGGCTCATCGCGTACTCGCTGGGCAACCTGGTGGCGAACCAGGACCGCTTCTACCGGCACGAGGTGGGGGCGAAGCAGTCGGGGGGCGACCGGCGGGACTCGATGTTGCTGCGGCTGTCGCTGGTGCGGCCCATGCCCGGTGTGTCGGTGGCTCTGGAGGAAGTGGCGGTGCTGCCGGTGTGGATTGAGAACAACGCGGTGGGGCGGGCGCGAAATGAGTCGCGGAACATCCAGCCAGTGCTCATCGACCGGGAGGTGGAGGAGGTGACGGCGCGGCTGGCGTTGCTGGCGGCGCGCCCCGCGCCTCTGGACAAGGAGACTCGCGCGCAGAAGGCCTTGCTGGAGCGGCGGCTGGAAGGCTCCAAGCACCGGCGCGAGCGCATTCTCCGGATGTTGCCGGAAGGGTTCGCGGTGGCGTCCCCTGAGTTGCGTCGGCGTGGGACGGAGACTGTGCCTCCAGGGCGGTTGGCCTCACAGCCGTGA
- a CDS encoding ferredoxin reductase family protein produces MNRVVSGFFWISLYLLVVLVPVFLMLIPPAPSGRSFWLELSVALGFVGLTQIAVQFVLIARFKRITAPYGIDIILQYHRQIAMVAVCLVLAHPLIIVIDNPSRLKLLNPLGGNWASRCALLSVLALVTLVVSSQFRERLKINYERWRLLHLLLGVAAIVFAQLHVSMAGLYTNTPWKHAIWVVTSVAMVALVVYLRVLRPAWQRNYHWRVAEVRTERGGTHSLVLEPVGNHGMRFAPGQFAWLKLEGSPFTLEEHPFSFSSSAERSDRLEFGIKSLGDFSGRMGGVPPGTRAFLDGPHGAFSIDRYPAVGYVFIAGGVGITPILSFLRTMADRKDPRPVTLFYADTAWESVAFREALTELEEKVNLHCVYVLKEPADDWKGERGVLTGEVLDRHLPKEKLARFFFICGPPPMMAAVHEALRERDVPEAHIHLEKFNLA; encoded by the coding sequence ATGAACCGCGTGGTGTCTGGCTTCTTCTGGATCAGTCTCTACCTGCTGGTCGTGCTGGTGCCCGTCTTCCTGATGCTCATCCCCCCAGCCCCGTCCGGGCGGTCCTTCTGGCTCGAGCTGTCCGTGGCGCTGGGCTTCGTGGGACTGACGCAGATCGCCGTTCAGTTCGTGCTCATCGCGCGCTTCAAGCGAATCACCGCGCCCTACGGCATCGACATCATCCTCCAGTATCACCGGCAGATCGCCATGGTCGCCGTGTGCCTGGTGCTGGCCCATCCGCTCATCATCGTCATCGACAACCCGTCTCGCCTGAAGCTGCTCAACCCGCTGGGCGGAAACTGGGCCAGCCGCTGCGCGCTGCTGAGCGTGCTGGCGCTCGTCACCCTGGTGGTGTCATCGCAGTTCCGCGAGCGGCTCAAAATCAACTACGAGCGCTGGCGCCTCCTGCACCTGCTGCTGGGCGTGGCCGCCATCGTCTTCGCCCAGCTTCATGTCTCCATGGCGGGCCTGTACACCAACACGCCGTGGAAGCACGCCATCTGGGTGGTGACGAGCGTCGCCATGGTCGCGCTCGTCGTCTACCTGCGCGTCCTGCGTCCCGCGTGGCAACGAAACTACCACTGGCGCGTCGCCGAGGTCCGCACGGAGCGCGGCGGCACGCATTCCCTGGTGCTGGAGCCCGTGGGCAACCACGGCATGCGCTTCGCCCCCGGTCAGTTCGCCTGGCTCAAGCTGGAGGGCTCCCCCTTCACGCTGGAAGAGCACCCCTTCAGCTTCTCCTCCAGCGCCGAGCGCTCGGACCGGCTGGAGTTCGGCATCAAGTCACTGGGGGACTTCAGCGGACGCATGGGCGGCGTGCCCCCGGGCACCCGCGCGTTCCTCGACGGTCCTCACGGCGCGTTCAGCATCGACCGCTATCCGGCCGTCGGCTACGTGTTCATCGCGGGCGGCGTGGGTATCACCCCCATCCTCTCCTTCCTGCGCACCATGGCGGACCGGAAGGACCCCAGGCCCGTCACGCTCTTCTACGCCGACACGGCTTGGGAGAGCGTGGCCTTCCGCGAGGCCCTGACCGAACTGGAGGAGAAGGTGAACCTTCATTGCGTCTACGTCCTCAAGGAGCCCGCGGATGACTGGAAGGGAGAGCGCGGCGTCCTCACCGGCGAGGTGCTGGACCGGCACCTGCCGAAGGAGAAGCTCGCGCGGTTCTTCTTCATCTGCGGCCCGCCGCCCATGATGGCGGCGGTGCACGAAGCCCTGCGGGAGCGCGACGTCCCCGAGGCGCACATCCACCTCGAGAAGTTCAACCTCGCCTAG
- a CDS encoding c-type cytochrome, which translates to MRHLVANIATYTIAALLILGSALFAWMRSSQLVLSDEYATLARYEPTPEHDFEWREVGEHAYASNCRNCHGREGLGWDQYPGLTDTARLFAAPGGREYLVELHLHGLTSPRWGAPMPSMGHMQDVELAAVLNHVLTHFGNTPPTGARLYVPADIAALRGPKRSPWEVNALRPGGDARAAEQGAPRRQE; encoded by the coding sequence ATGCGACACCTCGTGGCGAACATCGCCACCTACACCATCGCCGCGCTGCTCATCCTCGGCTCCGCGCTGTTCGCCTGGATGCGCTCCTCTCAGCTCGTCCTCTCCGACGAGTACGCGACGCTGGCCCGATACGAACCCACCCCGGAGCACGACTTCGAATGGCGCGAAGTGGGCGAGCACGCCTACGCGAGCAACTGCCGCAACTGCCACGGCCGTGAAGGCCTGGGCTGGGACCAGTACCCCGGCCTCACGGACACCGCGCGCCTCTTCGCCGCGCCGGGGGGACGCGAATACCTGGTGGAGCTGCACCTCCACGGACTGACGAGCCCCCGTTGGGGCGCCCCCATGCCTTCCATGGGCCACATGCAGGACGTGGAGCTGGCGGCGGTGCTGAACCACGTGCTCACCCACTTCGGCAACACGCCCCCCACCGGCGCGCGCCTGTACGTCCCGGCGGACATCGCCGCGCTGCGCGGGCCCAAGCGCTCACCGTGGGAGGTGAATGCGCTCAGGCCCGGCGGGGATGCACGGGCCGCTGAGCAAGGCGCGCCTCGGCGACAAGAATAG
- a CDS encoding MXAN_0125 family MYXO-CTERM protein — MQGMLVRARRMMVWLGCASVLGLSGIARAESEPCPCSTSNQSVVSEVPCLIFRASVRCGLSSVRNACAQTVTLVDWPLSSCSDSVCTQALAPGDEAGFIFGREESESERFVEQSYTVQVDGVDQRLAISAEVTCKDVRDSDGCAAAPGALGVAGVALLVGAVARRRRGA; from the coding sequence ATGCAAGGAATGCTTGTTCGCGCCCGGCGCATGATGGTTTGGCTGGGCTGCGCCAGTGTGCTGGGACTGTCGGGAATCGCCCGGGCGGAGTCGGAGCCGTGCCCGTGCTCCACGTCGAACCAGAGCGTCGTCTCCGAGGTGCCGTGCCTCATCTTCCGCGCGTCCGTCAGATGCGGACTGAGCAGCGTGCGCAACGCCTGTGCGCAGACGGTGACGCTGGTCGACTGGCCGTTGTCGAGCTGTTCGGACAGTGTGTGTACCCAGGCGCTCGCGCCAGGGGACGAGGCGGGCTTCATCTTCGGCAGGGAGGAGTCCGAGAGCGAGCGCTTCGTCGAGCAGTCCTATACGGTGCAGGTGGACGGCGTGGACCAGCGGCTCGCCATCAGCGCGGAGGTGACGTGCAAGGACGTCCGCGATTCCGATGGCTGTGCAGCGGCGCCGGGTGCGCTGGGCGTGGCGGGGGTGGCGCTGCTGGTGGGCGCGGTGGCTCGCCGGCGCCGTGGAGCTTGA
- the upp gene encoding uracil phosphoribosyltransferase produces the protein MEFPNCTVVDHPLVKHKLTQMRRVETSTASFRALLQEISLLLAYEALRDLKVREEEIQTPMARTVAPVLDGKKLVLVAIMRAGQGILDGMLQLVPSARVGHIGLYRDPETLSPVEYYYRVPGQLADRDVVVCDPMLATGNSAVAALQRLKKSKPGSLRFVCLLACPEGLANLREHHPDVHVYTAAVDERLDEHGYILPGLGDAGDRLFGTK, from the coding sequence ATGGAGTTTCCGAACTGCACGGTGGTGGACCACCCGCTGGTGAAGCACAAGCTCACGCAGATGCGCCGGGTGGAGACGAGCACCGCCTCCTTCCGGGCGCTGCTCCAGGAAATCTCACTGCTGCTCGCGTATGAGGCGCTGAGAGACCTCAAGGTGCGCGAGGAAGAAATCCAGACGCCCATGGCGCGCACGGTGGCGCCGGTGCTGGATGGCAAGAAGCTGGTGTTGGTGGCCATCATGCGCGCGGGGCAGGGCATCCTCGACGGGATGTTGCAGCTGGTGCCCTCCGCGCGCGTGGGGCACATCGGCTTGTACCGGGACCCGGAGACGCTGTCGCCGGTGGAGTACTACTACCGCGTGCCCGGCCAGCTCGCGGACCGGGACGTGGTGGTGTGCGACCCGATGCTCGCCACGGGGAACTCGGCGGTGGCCGCGCTCCAGCGGCTGAAGAAGAGCAAGCCCGGCTCATTGCGCTTCGTCTGTCTGCTGGCGTGCCCGGAGGGCCTGGCGAACCTGCGCGAGCACCACCCGGACGTCCACGTCTACACCGCGGCCGTCGACGAGCGGCTGGACGAGCACGGCTACATCCTCCCGGGCCTGGGCGACGCGGGCGACCGGCTCTTCGGGACCAAGTAG
- a CDS encoding DUF1688 family protein, producing the protein MSDSSLARSDLSPAVAWLRTPSAIRERCHQLLDLGLAGKLEHFRVEPSRLPIVVDTVLHVTREHYPTLDVPLHSRWRHFDVGGVARLAELEARLKDASLQERARAKLDLVVVSVLLDAGSGPQWRYQEAGGKTWARSEGLAVASFRMFMEGRFSSDPDRPLRVDAEALGRLTREALAQGMQVTDANPVDGLEGRLHLLHGLAKVLPRPGTLLDIITAQQRSVRAAELLGLVLEVLGPIWPGRVMVDAVNLGDVWPHPALGSVESLEALVPFHKLSQWLTYSLVEPLSEAGVVVTELDGLTGLPEYRNGGLLVDLGVLSPREPRLFTQSFHPGDEPIVEWRALTVALLDRVAALVRGRLGLSAEELPLGKVLQGGTWTAGRRVAAERRPGGGPPIRVDSDGTVF; encoded by the coding sequence ATGTCTGATTCCTCATTGGCCAGGTCGGACCTCTCTCCCGCGGTGGCGTGGCTGCGCACGCCGTCCGCCATCCGCGAGCGCTGCCACCAGCTGTTGGACCTGGGGCTGGCGGGCAAGCTGGAGCACTTCCGTGTCGAGCCGTCGCGGCTGCCCATCGTCGTGGACACGGTGCTGCACGTGACGCGCGAGCACTACCCCACGCTGGACGTGCCGCTGCACAGCCGCTGGCGCCACTTCGACGTGGGCGGCGTGGCGCGGTTGGCGGAGCTGGAGGCGCGGCTGAAGGACGCCTCTCTTCAAGAGCGGGCGCGCGCGAAGCTGGACCTGGTGGTGGTGAGCGTGCTGCTGGACGCGGGCAGTGGCCCGCAGTGGCGCTACCAGGAGGCCGGCGGGAAGACGTGGGCGCGCTCCGAGGGGCTGGCCGTGGCCAGCTTCCGCATGTTCATGGAGGGGCGCTTCTCGTCGGACCCGGACCGGCCGCTGCGCGTGGACGCGGAGGCGCTGGGGCGGCTCACGCGCGAGGCGCTCGCGCAGGGCATGCAGGTGACGGATGCCAACCCGGTGGATGGGCTGGAGGGCCGGCTGCACCTGCTGCACGGGCTGGCGAAGGTGCTGCCTCGGCCAGGGACGCTGCTGGACATCATCACCGCGCAGCAGCGCAGCGTGCGCGCCGCGGAGCTGCTGGGGCTGGTGTTGGAGGTGCTGGGTCCCATCTGGCCGGGCCGGGTGATGGTGGACGCGGTGAACCTGGGCGACGTGTGGCCACATCCCGCGCTGGGGTCGGTGGAGAGCCTGGAGGCGCTGGTGCCCTTCCACAAGCTGTCGCAGTGGCTGACGTATTCCCTGGTGGAGCCGCTGTCCGAGGCCGGTGTGGTGGTGACGGAGCTGGATGGCCTCACGGGCCTGCCCGAGTACCGCAACGGTGGCCTGCTGGTGGACCTGGGCGTGCTGTCTCCCCGGGAGCCGCGCCTCTTCACGCAGTCCTTCCACCCGGGTGACGAGCCCATCGTGGAGTGGCGCGCGCTGACGGTGGCGCTGCTGGACCGGGTGGCGGCGCTGGTGCGTGGCCGGCTGGGCCTGAGCGCGGAGGAGCTGCCGCTGGGGAAGGTGCTCCAGGGTGGCACGTGGACCGCGGGCCGGCGCGTGGCGGCGGAGCGGCGTCCCGGGGGTGGGCCGCCCATCCGCGTGGACAGTGACGGCACGGTGTTCTGA
- a CDS encoding GTP cyclohydrolase II — MAEKKNPNHIRLTSHPDGDVPSVPIRWGDGEPTRRGPVVATLTEAGHRNVIGTHAGAYAVYRALAVAAGMLPQDHRADLKNTAPAAQVGPHPSWSDPQRIVSLDPWGAIAPQAFRPFAEQGIDFRPTIAVTKAHINFPEVRDAIDAGRLTPDGDLLRGNGDIKVTKAAVDPVWYLPGIAKRFGMTESALRRGLFEQTGGMFPELITRPDLHVFLPPIGGLTLYVFGGIETLADRDVPLTARVHDECNGSDVFGSDICTCRPYLAHGIEECVRTAQAGGAGLIVYLRKEGRALGEVTKFLVYNARKRQEGGDSAATYFQRTECVAGVQDMRFQELMPDVLHWLGITRIHRFVSMSDMKHDAITRSGIEILERVPIPDELIPADAKVEMEAKKAAGYFTQGPVADAAGLAQVKGRDLDV; from the coding sequence ATGGCCGAGAAAAAGAATCCCAATCACATCCGCCTCACCTCCCACCCGGATGGCGACGTCCCCAGCGTCCCCATCCGCTGGGGAGACGGCGAGCCGACGCGCCGCGGCCCTGTCGTCGCCACGCTGACGGAAGCCGGGCACCGCAACGTCATCGGCACGCATGCCGGCGCGTATGCCGTGTACCGCGCGCTCGCCGTGGCCGCGGGCATGCTGCCGCAGGACCACCGGGCCGACCTGAAGAACACCGCGCCCGCCGCGCAGGTGGGGCCGCATCCGTCGTGGAGCGACCCGCAGCGCATCGTCTCGCTGGACCCCTGGGGCGCCATCGCGCCGCAGGCCTTCCGGCCCTTCGCGGAGCAGGGCATCGACTTCCGGCCGACCATCGCCGTCACCAAGGCGCACATCAACTTCCCCGAGGTGCGCGACGCCATCGATGCCGGGCGCCTGACGCCGGACGGAGACCTGCTGCGCGGCAATGGCGACATCAAGGTGACGAAGGCCGCGGTGGACCCGGTGTGGTACCTGCCGGGCATCGCGAAGCGCTTCGGCATGACGGAGAGCGCGCTGCGCCGCGGCCTCTTCGAGCAGACGGGCGGCATGTTCCCGGAGCTGATTACGCGTCCGGACCTGCACGTCTTCCTGCCGCCCATTGGCGGGCTGACGCTGTACGTCTTCGGCGGCATCGAGACGCTGGCGGACCGGGACGTGCCGCTGACGGCGCGCGTGCATGACGAGTGCAACGGCTCCGACGTGTTCGGCAGCGACATCTGCACCTGCCGGCCCTACCTGGCGCACGGCATCGAGGAGTGCGTGCGCACGGCGCAGGCGGGCGGCGCGGGGCTCATCGTCTACCTGCGCAAGGAAGGCCGGGCGCTGGGCGAGGTGACGAAGTTCCTCGTGTACAACGCGCGCAAGCGGCAGGAGGGCGGTGACTCCGCGGCCACCTACTTCCAGCGCACCGAGTGCGTGGCCGGCGTGCAGGACATGCGCTTCCAGGAGTTGATGCCGGATGTGCTGCACTGGCTGGGCATCACCCGCATCCACCGCTTCGTATCGATGAGCGACATGAAGCACGACGCGATTACGCGCTCGGGCATCGAAATCCTGGAGCGCGTCCCCATCCCCGACGAGCTCATCCCCGCAGACGCGAAGGTGGAGATGGAGGCGAAGAAGGCCGCGGGTTACTTCACGCAAGGGCCGGTGGCGGACGCGGCGGGGCTGGCGCAGGTGAAGGGGCGGGACCTCGATGTCTGA
- a CDS encoding CoA-acylating methylmalonate-semialdehyde dehydrogenase, producing MAGHFFTPDTWGVCVSFIQLPRSVVSCRNLVGGSWQVPPGAAHLDVRSPYTGTVIGRVPLTPASGVAQAVEAAKAAAASWKDTPLRERTQYLYRFRQFLERDLDALAQLAASEAGKTVAEARAGLLKGMEVCDFALSLQNLDTGAHLEVSRGISCEYRREPLGVVAGITPFNFPAMVPMWMFPIAVTLGNAFILKPSEKVPLTACALGELMCEAGYPAGVFSVVHGGKEAVDALVAHPDVQAVGFVGSSAVARHLYAEGCKRGKRVLALGSAKNHLIVVPDADPELTPQAVVDSFTGCAGQRCMAASVLLAVGNVESILQEVVRRAAKLELGPGMGALIDRGSLDRLETAIARAEAEGARVLLDGRGHKPQGEPWSGGNWLGPTLLDGVRPEMEAARRELFGPVLSIVRVPTLSAALAVENASPYGNAASIFTTNGGVAQTVVEGVRAGMVGVNVGVPVPREPFSFGGTGDSRFGHGDITGPSSLDFWTQVKKVTRKWSARTDGSWMS from the coding sequence ATGGCAGGCCATTTCTTCACGCCAGACACCTGGGGGGTGTGCGTGTCCTTCATCCAGCTTCCGCGGAGCGTCGTCTCGTGCCGTAACCTCGTTGGAGGAAGCTGGCAGGTGCCGCCCGGTGCGGCGCACCTCGATGTCCGGAGCCCATATACGGGCACCGTCATTGGCAGGGTTCCCCTGACGCCCGCCTCCGGAGTCGCCCAGGCGGTGGAGGCCGCGAAGGCGGCGGCGGCGTCCTGGAAGGACACTCCGCTGCGGGAGCGCACGCAGTACCTGTACCGCTTCCGCCAGTTCCTCGAGCGCGACCTGGACGCCCTGGCCCAGCTGGCCGCCAGCGAGGCGGGGAAGACGGTGGCGGAGGCCCGCGCGGGCCTGCTCAAGGGCATGGAGGTCTGCGACTTCGCGCTGTCCCTCCAGAACCTCGACACGGGCGCGCACCTGGAGGTCAGCCGCGGCATCTCCTGTGAGTACCGCCGCGAGCCGCTGGGCGTCGTCGCCGGAATCACTCCGTTCAACTTCCCGGCCATGGTGCCGATGTGGATGTTCCCCATCGCCGTCACGCTGGGAAACGCCTTCATCCTCAAGCCGTCGGAGAAGGTGCCGCTGACCGCGTGCGCGCTGGGCGAGCTCATGTGTGAGGCCGGCTACCCCGCGGGTGTCTTCTCCGTCGTGCACGGCGGCAAGGAGGCGGTGGACGCGCTGGTGGCGCACCCGGACGTGCAGGCAGTGGGCTTCGTCGGCTCGTCCGCGGTGGCGCGCCACCTGTACGCGGAGGGCTGCAAGCGCGGCAAGCGCGTGCTGGCGCTGGGCAGCGCGAAGAACCACCTCATCGTCGTGCCGGACGCGGACCCGGAGTTGACGCCGCAGGCGGTGGTGGACTCGTTCACCGGCTGCGCGGGCCAGCGCTGCATGGCGGCCAGCGTGCTGCTCGCGGTGGGCAACGTGGAGTCCATTCTCCAGGAAGTCGTCCGCCGCGCGGCGAAGCTGGAGTTGGGCCCCGGCATGGGCGCGCTCATCGACCGGGGCTCGCTGGACCGCTTGGAGACGGCCATTGCCCGCGCGGAGGCCGAGGGCGCGCGGGTGCTGCTGGACGGCCGTGGCCACAAGCCGCAGGGCGAGCCGTGGTCTGGCGGAAACTGGCTGGGCCCCACGCTGCTGGACGGCGTGCGTCCGGAGATGGAGGCCGCGCGGCGCGAGCTGTTCGGCCCGGTGCTCTCCATCGTCCGGGTGCCCACGCTGTCCGCGGCGCTGGCGGTGGAGAACGCGTCGCCTTATGGCAACGCGGCGTCCATCTTCACCACGAACGGTGGGGTGGCGCAGACGGTGGTGGAGGGCGTGCGCGCCGGCATGGTGGGCGTCAACGTGGGCGTCCCTGTCCCGCGTGAGCCGTTCTCCTTCGGTGGCACGGGCGATTCGCGCTTCGGGCACGGGGACATCACCGGGCCGTCCAGCCTCGACTTCTGGACGCAGGTGAAGAAGGTCACCCGCAAGTGGTCGGCCCGGACCGACGGCTCGTGGATGAGCTGA